DNA from Candidatus Ryanbacteria bacterium CG10_big_fil_rev_8_21_14_0_10_43_42:
TAGACGATGGGACCGTGTTTTGTGATATCATATGAATACCACACATTTGCCCTATATTCAATAATATGTTCTTTATAAATGATTATGCTTGGGCGTATAGCTCAGTTGGTTAGAGCGCTACATTGACATTGTAGAGGTCAGAGGTTCGAGTCCTCTTACGCCCACCATGCCGCCCATAATTTACGAAGACGATGACATTCTTGTGATAAACAAGCCGGCAGGCGTACCGGTGCATTCGGACGAGCATTATAACAAGGGAACTATATTAGACGATGTACGAAAGCAGTACCCCGAAGCGGAGCTTGCACATCGGTTGGACAAAGACACGTCCGGCGTTCTTCTTATCGCGAAAAATAAAAAAGTACATGAATTTCTAAAAAAGCAGTTTCAGGAGCGAACCATTAAAAAAACCTACATAGCGCTTGTGGTAGGCCGGATGACACAGAGCGAAGGGGTAATAAATCTGCCCATAACGCGCTCGAAAAAGGATTTCAGAAAACGTGTAGCAACACCGCGTCCGGATGAAAAAGCCCGAGAAGCAATTACGGAATATGAAGTACTAAAACGCTATGAGGAGTTTACCCTGTTAAAAGTATTTCCGCATACGGGCCG
Protein-coding regions in this window:
- a CDS encoding RluA family pseudouridine synthase, coding for MPPIIYEDDDILVINKPAGVPVHSDEHYNKGTILDDVRKQYPEAELAHRLDKDTSGVLLIAKNKKVHEFLKKQFQERTIKKTYIALVVGRMTQSEGVINLPITRSKKDFRKRVATPRPDEKAREAITEYEVLKRYEEFTLLKVFPHTGRTHQIRSHLSSLGTPVTCDNLYGGKRFVCPEGLTHHFLHAEELEFVVPGGKTVHASAPLPADLHTVLLHLAILPST